Proteins found in one Paenibacillus dendritiformis genomic segment:
- a CDS encoding calcium-translocating P-type ATPase, SERCA-type, whose amino-acid sequence MKKEQEHQPAAFHTLTAEAAIQRLGSRREGLTGQEAEQRQQQYGRNALQEAAGPSLLAKLLAQFKDVMILILLAAAIVSGLLGEWTDSVIILVVVVLNAVLGVIQEYKAEQALSALKEMSTPHARVMREGQARDIKAEELVPGDIVLLEAGNVVPADLRLIESASLKIEEAALTGESVPVEKRTEPLDEADLVIGDRINMAYMTSQISYGRGLGVVTATGGATEVGSIAGFLSQEEDEVTPLQRKLNELGKTFTIIIVAVALVMFTVGLIEGRELFDMLLTSISLAVAAIPEGLPAIVTIILALGVQTMARRKAIIRKLPAVETLGSTDIICSDKTGTLTQNRMTVKEIYAENTLRPSGDDWIRTPAAERLMQVMVLCNDARLAEAAGGQTAGAIGDPTETALIDYALLNGIDKREAERRLPRIAELPFDSDRKRMTTVHQLPAEENGEDGSRCRIMTKGAPDVLTARCTHILRDGRVEPMTEEHLRNIAAANKAMADKALRVLALAYRDAERVPDSLTVDALENDLVFAGLVGMIDPPREEVKEAVRICKLAGIRPVMITGDHGDTAAAIAMELGIIDQEGAVLTGAELSRLDDAEFEAKVEQYSVYARVSPEHKVRIVKAWKKKGRIVAMTGDGVNDAPALKAADIGVGMGITGTDVAKGASDMVLADDNFSTIVLAVEEGRKVYSNIRKTIQYLLSANLGEVVTLFVATMLNWKILFPIHILWVNLVTDTLPALALGFERAEEDLMKQEPRQASASIFAGGIGVSLVYQGLLEALLTLITYYWGHTHYSEDVAITMAFATLGLIQLTHAFNVRSSKQSLFQIGWFTNRKLNFAVIVSGLLIVLVIALPFLRDLFSVVALNREQWLIVVAASLSMIPIVEIVKLFSRRRAVRTNRE is encoded by the coding sequence ATGAAGAAGGAACAAGAACATCAACCGGCCGCTTTTCATACATTGACCGCCGAAGCGGCTATACAGCGGCTTGGCTCGCGACGGGAAGGCCTGACCGGGCAGGAAGCGGAGCAGCGGCAGCAGCAATATGGGCGCAATGCGCTTCAGGAAGCCGCCGGCCCGTCCCTGCTGGCGAAGCTGCTCGCCCAATTCAAAGACGTCATGATTCTCATCCTGCTTGCCGCCGCCATCGTCTCCGGCCTGTTGGGCGAATGGACCGACTCTGTCATCATTCTCGTTGTCGTCGTCCTGAACGCCGTGCTTGGCGTCATTCAGGAGTATAAGGCGGAGCAGGCGTTGAGCGCCCTGAAGGAGATGTCCACGCCCCATGCCCGCGTCATGCGCGAGGGGCAGGCGCGCGACATCAAGGCCGAAGAGCTTGTCCCCGGCGACATCGTCCTGCTGGAGGCCGGCAATGTCGTGCCTGCCGATCTGCGACTTATCGAATCCGCCTCGCTGAAGATTGAAGAGGCGGCCTTGACCGGAGAATCGGTCCCGGTTGAAAAAAGGACGGAGCCGTTAGACGAGGCCGATCTCGTGATCGGGGATCGCATCAATATGGCGTATATGACGAGCCAAATCTCTTACGGCCGGGGCCTCGGTGTCGTTACGGCCACCGGAGGAGCCACCGAGGTCGGTTCGATCGCGGGATTTTTGTCGCAGGAAGAGGATGAGGTGACGCCGCTTCAGCGCAAGCTGAACGAGCTGGGCAAAACGTTCACCATCATTATCGTGGCTGTGGCGCTCGTTATGTTCACCGTCGGGCTTATCGAAGGCAGGGAGCTGTTCGACATGCTGCTCACCTCCATCTCGCTTGCGGTCGCGGCCATTCCGGAAGGCTTGCCTGCCATCGTCACGATTATTTTGGCGCTTGGCGTGCAGACGATGGCCCGACGCAAAGCGATTATCCGCAAGCTGCCTGCGGTGGAGACGCTCGGCAGCACGGATATTATCTGCTCGGACAAGACGGGAACCTTGACGCAGAACCGGATGACCGTCAAGGAGATCTACGCCGAGAACACCCTCCGCCCATCCGGAGATGATTGGATCCGGACTCCCGCGGCCGAACGGCTCATGCAAGTAATGGTGCTATGCAATGACGCCCGGCTGGCAGAAGCCGCCGGCGGGCAGACTGCCGGAGCGATCGGCGATCCGACCGAGACGGCGCTGATCGACTATGCGCTGTTGAACGGCATCGACAAGCGCGAGGCCGAACGCCGCTTGCCGCGCATCGCCGAGCTGCCGTTCGATTCGGACCGCAAGCGGATGACGACCGTTCATCAGCTTCCCGCTGAAGAGAACGGGGAGGACGGGAGCCGATGCCGCATCATGACGAAGGGCGCGCCTGACGTGCTGACGGCCCGGTGCACCCATATTCTCCGGGACGGCCGCGTTGAGCCGATGACAGAGGAGCACCTCCGGAACATCGCCGCCGCCAATAAAGCGATGGCCGACAAGGCGCTGCGTGTGCTGGCGCTCGCCTACCGGGATGCGGAGCGGGTACCGGACAGCCTGACGGTAGATGCGCTTGAGAACGATCTCGTCTTCGCCGGCCTCGTCGGCATGATCGATCCGCCGCGCGAAGAGGTGAAGGAAGCGGTGCGCATCTGCAAGCTGGCCGGCATTCGTCCGGTGATGATTACGGGCGATCACGGGGACACGGCCGCCGCGATCGCGATGGAGTTGGGCATCATCGACCAGGAAGGCGCCGTGCTGACTGGAGCGGAGCTGAGCCGCCTCGATGACGCAGAATTCGAAGCGAAGGTGGAGCAATACTCCGTCTATGCGCGCGTGTCGCCTGAGCATAAGGTGCGGATCGTGAAGGCGTGGAAGAAGAAAGGCAGAATCGTAGCCATGACGGGGGACGGAGTGAATGATGCTCCGGCCTTGAAGGCGGCCGATATCGGTGTCGGAATGGGCATTACCGGCACGGATGTGGCGAAGGGCGCTTCGGATATGGTGCTGGCGGACGACAATTTCTCGACGATCGTTCTCGCCGTCGAGGAAGGGCGGAAGGTCTACAGCAACATCCGCAAGACGATTCAATATTTGCTGTCTGCCAATCTCGGTGAAGTTGTCACCCTGTTCGTGGCGACGATGCTGAACTGGAAAATTCTCTTTCCGATCCATATTTTATGGGTCAATCTCGTCACCGACACGCTGCCCGCGCTGGCACTCGGCTTCGAACGGGCCGAGGAAGACCTGATGAAGCAGGAGCCGCGCCAAGCCTCGGCCAGCATCTTCGCCGGCGGAATCGGCGTCAGCCTCGTCTATCAGGGGCTGCTTGAAGCCTTGCTGACGCTGATCACCTACTACTGGGGACATACGCATTATTCCGAGGATGTAGCCATTACGATGGCCTTCGCCACATTAGGTTTGATCCAGCTTACGCATGCGTTCAATGTCCGTTCCAGCAAGCAGTCGCTGTTCCAAATCGGATGGTTCACGAACCGGAAGCTGAATTTCGCCGTGATTGTGTCCGGGCTGCTTATCGTGCTCGTCATCGCGCTTCCGTTCCTGCGCGATCTGTTCAGTGTCGTGGCGTTGAACCGCGAGCAGTGGCTCATCGTCGTCGCCGCATCGCTGTCCATGATTCCAATCGTGGAGATCGTGAAGCTGTTCTCCCGCAGACGGGCAGTCAGAACGAACCGGGAGTAA
- a CDS encoding zinc dependent phospholipase C family protein — translation MPNVWTHLLFGQEALAAAGLGRSIEEDRSRRLFNLGCQGPDFLFYHHFFPWQPASVMNELGSAMHNEHCGPFLTGLIRAASPDLTAGEDSRLYALGFLLHHVLDRNMHPYVFSRSGFRKWDHQRFEVLMDTHVLREKRGIPSWKIPVWKEIHAGPTLPADVIGHLSALSRTYYPKLAAGVAPSSWNAAYRAMIRAQKLFHDPTGMKLRLAGKHLDPFVYRKVTPPYDVMNLARRPWLDPTGSGERFATTVWEMWEAARTDAAVALEAVKNYWHARRTEGADSAGARQADAALTAAIGNRSYETGLPLDRNRAITVEDPIWDDAARR, via the coding sequence ATGCCGAATGTGTGGACGCATTTGCTGTTCGGCCAGGAGGCGCTCGCCGCGGCGGGCCTTGGCCGTTCCATTGAAGAGGACCGGAGCCGGCGGCTGTTCAATCTCGGCTGCCAGGGGCCTGATTTTTTATTTTACCATCATTTTTTCCCGTGGCAGCCTGCGAGCGTCATGAACGAGTTGGGAAGCGCAATGCATAATGAGCATTGCGGGCCGTTCCTTACCGGTCTGATCCGCGCGGCAAGCCCGGACCTCACAGCCGGGGAGGACAGCCGCTTATACGCGCTCGGCTTCCTGCTTCATCATGTGTTGGATCGGAATATGCACCCGTACGTGTTCTCCCGCTCCGGATTCCGGAAGTGGGATCATCAGCGGTTCGAAGTGTTGATGGATACGCATGTGCTGCGGGAAAAGAGGGGCATCCCCTCGTGGAAGATTCCCGTATGGAAGGAGATCCACGCAGGCCCTACCTTGCCGGCGGATGTCATTGGCCATCTGTCCGCGCTGTCGCGGACCTATTATCCGAAGCTGGCCGCAGGCGTCGCGCCATCTTCGTGGAATGCCGCTTACCGGGCGATGATTCGCGCGCAGAAGCTATTCCATGATCCGACTGGCATGAAGCTCCGTCTCGCCGGCAAGCACCTCGATCCGTTCGTCTACCGCAAGGTCACGCCGCCTTACGATGTAATGAATCTCGCCCGCCGTCCATGGCTTGACCCGACGGGAAGCGGCGAGCGCTTCGCGACGACGGTATGGGAGATGTGGGAAGCCGCCCGGACGGATGCGGCCGTCGCCTTGGAGGCCGTGAAGAACTATTGGCACGCCCGCAGGACGGAGGGCGCCGACAGCGCCGGCGCGCGCCAGGCCGATGCCGCGTTGACGGCAGCTATCGGCAACCGCTCCTATGAGACCGGGCTGCCGCTGGATCGGAACCGGGCCATTACCGTCGAGGATCCGATATGGGATGACGCCGCCCGCAGATGA